A window of the Cannabis sativa cultivar Pink pepper isolate KNU-18-1 chromosome X, ASM2916894v1, whole genome shotgun sequence genome harbors these coding sequences:
- the LOC133031954 gene encoding uncharacterized protein LOC133031954: MRQPAKQQHNTCCNTKFDIHNNTQTEEGEQSETIEDENDKFDIIDYANLVAEEMVEKLENTSKKLDPEIDINNAKLITDKHHPEVEKGQAYKDKETLKNVLSYYAIKNNFQYKVWKSCSQEYSLKCVYESCNWSLRASRNGPTNTFIIRRFSNIHTCPINIRHEDQRQTTSKLIGECIKPKFLNIKTKTTPMDIKRELKYRYGIKMNYMKAWRSKKHAVNDLRGWGAWRPMFLKATYGGTLLCACTQDAAGHIFPLAFCVADSENDQSWKWFFKIFKEAYGVREHQCLISDRNESLIKAAREIYPEITHSYCGYHILSNLKTSFKQHAAKYNLPFFGAVKAYTEKQFEFHMAELDGLDKRIRPYLKKVDYEKWSRIHSQNKRYSTMTSNISESLNAANLAARELPITTLLECLRALVQQWTHTNRTKAHNTFTKLSPTGEDILLKNYTYSLNLEVKATTDYLFEVTRMKESWEVDLEKRTCTCNRFQIDEMPCGHAVAVMREMNMDPYTYCSDYYTQKKLAGNLFRDSLPNRIPK, encoded by the exons ATGCGTCAACCAGCAAAACAACAACACAACACCTGCTGCAACACCAAATTTGATATCCACAACAACACC caaacagaagaaggggaacagTCAGAAACAATAGAAGATGAGAACGACAAATTCGACATAATTGACTATGCAAATCTGGTTGCTGAAGAAATGGTAGAAAAACttgaaaacaccagtaaaaaacTGGATCCAGAAATCGACATCAACAATGCAAAGTTAATAACAGACAAACATCACCCCGAAGTGGAAAAAGGACAGGCATACAAAGATAAGGAAACTCTAAAGAATGTCCTCAGCTACTACGCAATCAAAAACAACTTTCAGTACAAAGTGTGGAAGTCCTGCTCTCAAGAGTACAGTCTGAAATGTGTTTACGAAAGCTGCAATTGGTCACTACGAGCATCGAGAAATGGCCCAACAAACACATTCATAATCAGGAg GTTCTCAAATATCCACACATGCCCCATAAATATTAGGCATGAAGACCAAAGGCAAACAACATCGAAACTGATAGGGGAATGCATAAAACCGAAGTTCTTGAACATAAAGACAAAGACAACACCGATGGACATAAAAAGGGAGTTGAAATACAGGTATGGCATCAAAATGAACTATATGAAAGCTTGGAGAAGTAAGAAACATGCAGTAAATGACTTGAGAG GGTGGGGAGCATGGAGACCGATGTTCCTCAAAGCAACTTATGGGGGAACTTTGTTGTGCGCATGCACACAAGATGCAGCAGGTCATATTTTTCCACTAGCGTTTTGTGTTGCAGATTCTGAGAATGACCAATCTTGGAAATGGTTcttcaaaatatttaaagaagCGTATGGGGTCCGGGAACACCAATGCCTAATTTCAGACAGGAATGAAAGCCTCATCAAAGCAGCAAGAGAAATCTATCCAGAAATTACACACAGTTACTGCGGTTACCACATTTTGAGCAACCTTAAAACAAGCTTCAAACAACATGCTGCCAAATACAATCTGCCATTCTTTGGAGCAGTCAAAGCCTACACAGAAAAGCAATTCGAGTTCCACATGGCTGAATTGGATGGATTGGACAAACGCATAAGACCTTACCTAAAAAAAGTCGATTATGAAAAGTGGTCAAGAATTCATAGCCAAAACAAGAGGTATTCTACAATGACCTCAAACATATCAGAATCACTGAACGCCGCAAATTTGGCAGCAAGGGAGCTACCAATTACAACGCTGCTAGAATGCTTGAGAGCATTGGTGCAACAATGGACGCATACTAATAGGACAAAAGCACACAACACCTTCACTAAGCTATCACCAACTGGAGAAGACATACTGCTGAAAAATTACACATACTCATTGAATCTGGAG gTTAAAGCAACAACAGATTACTTGTTTGAGGTAACAAGAATGAAAGAATCGTGGGAAGTAGACCTAGAAAAAAGAACATGCACGTGCAACAGGTTCCAAATAGATGAAATGCCATGCGGGCACGCTGTGGCCGTGATGAGGGAGATGAACATGGACCCGTACACCTACTGTTCAGATTACtacacacaaaaaaaattgGCTGGCAACTTATTCAGGGACAGTTTACCCAATAGGATACCAAAGTGA
- the LOC133032437 gene encoding uncharacterized protein LOC133032437 yields MPINVKLQDHWICGRLNIVDRRIYLYNSLRSGRYMTAAKEACKPFFVILPYYFSMLDFKGLRNKAKFSTMEPFPIVVVDGLPEQVTADCGVFVASFAEYFIDGKPIPSSGFDVEIHRDRLAVLFYHYGMKKQLENIESESEAPPSLPKK; encoded by the exons ATGCCTATCAATGTAAAATTACAGGATCATTGGATTTGTGGTCGTCTAAACATAGTTGACAGGCGGATATATCTGTACAATTCATTGCGTTCTGGAAGGTATATGACAGCTGCAAAAGAGGCTTGCAAgcctttttttgttattttaccaTATTACTTCTCTATGTTAGACTTCAAAGGCCTTCGCAACAAAGCTAAGTTTAGCACGATGGAACCGTTCcctattgttgttgttgatggtTTACCCGAGCAGGTCACAGC TGATTGTGGTGTTTTTGTAGCATCATTTGCTGAGTATTTCATTGATGGCAAACCCATCCCATCCTCTGGTTTTGATGTGGAAATTCACCGCGATCGTTTGGCTGTGTTATTTTATCATTATGGCATGAAGAAGCAACTTGAGAACATTGAAAGTGAATCCGAGGCCCCTCCCAGCCTTCCCAAGAAGTGA